The Synechococcus sp. HK05 DNA segment CAGGCTTTCGCATCCAGCAACCGCACGAGATCCTCTGACGCCACGGCCGCTCCACTTCCGATCAAGCAGCTCGCCAGGCCAATCACAAGGGGAGCTAGTGGTTTCCTCATCAACCTGCGGACGATGGTTCTGCGGATGATGGCTGCTTCATACCCCATTTGGCCGGCGCTGCCTACGGGGTTGGTGACGGTGTGGGCGTTGTTGCTTGGGATGACGACTGTTCAGGCTGTGCGGTTGGCACCGACTGCAGGCAAGGCTGCAACGGCGGCTCTCGCTTCACGATCCGATGGGCCGCTGGTAGCGGCTGTGTTGCGGCCATGGCTGCACGCACCTGATTGAGGCAGGGCAGGCCACTGCTGCAGCTGGAGAGGTTGATCCCATTCACCCGCTCTCGAGGTGTGGCTGGCGTGGGTTTCTCCTGGAAGAACTGCTCGTCGGGATCGCAGAACGTTTGCGCCTGGGCAACGGGACAGGTGTGTAGTGCGAGCAGACCAAGACCTGTGCCCAAGACCCATCCGGCCCTTGTCTTCGATCTCATCCCCCTTCTTGGCCAAGGCGCGCTGCGAATCCTATGGAGATATCTGCGGATCGCAGCATCCACCGGGGATGTTCTTAGCTGGTGGGCACCAGGACCGTTCATGGTGCAGGCAACCCACGGCGGCAATCTCGACGCAACGGCCCGTCGCCTCGGCTGCAGGCCTGAGCAGCTCTTGGATGCCAGTGCTTCCCTGGTGCCGTTTGCCTGGCCCGGCTATCTACGGCGTGCGCTTCGCCAGGCAGCTTGCAGGCCTTATCCCGATCGCGAGGCGTTTGGCTTGCGCAGCCGTTTGGCTGCGGTGCATGGTGTGGACCCACTTGCCGTGCTGCCTGGCAATGGTGCCTCTGAGCTGTTCACCTGGGCTGCTCGCGACGCCACTGATCTCGGCGTTTCGATTCTTCCGCAACCGGGCTTTGCGGATTACAAGCGTGCATTGCGTTGCTGGGGCGGGCGCTGGTCTGCTCGGCCGCTGCCGCTGCACTGGTCCCTGGCGCGGTCTGGTTTTGATTCAGCAGTCTCGGCTGGTGATGCAGACGTGCTGTGGATCACCAACCCTCACAACCCCACTGGTCAGCTTTGGGACCGTGCATCTTTGCAGCCCTTGCTGCAACGCTTTGCGCTGGTGATCTGTGATGAGGCGTTTTTACCTTTAGTTCCAGAGGGAGATCAACAGTCCCTGATTCCTTGGGTGGAGAACTATCCCAACCTCATTGTGATTCGGAGTCTGACCAAGCTGTACAGCATTGCAGGTTTGCGCTTGGGCTATGCCATTGCAGATCCGGCTCGGCTGCAGCGCTGGAGCCAATGGCGAGATCCCTGGCCCGTGAATGCCATAGCGGCGGCCGTGGGCGAAGAGCTGGTTCGTGAACCTCGCCGCTACCAAGCCTGGATCCAGCGTGTGCAGCGTTGGACATCGCAAGAGGGAGCATGGTTGCAGCGCCAGCTTGCTTCCCTGCCAGGCATCAATCCGATGCCATCGGCGGCGAATTATGTGCTGATCCGTGGTGAGTGCAACGGAGAGCCCTGTTCATTGCAGCCCCTACGGGAGGTGTTGGAAGTTCAACGTCGCATTCTTTTGAGGGATTGCCGCTCGTTTGATGAGCTTGATGAGAGCTGGCTGCGTATGGGTTACCAGAGCCATCGCGATAACCGTCGCATCCTTCACGCGATGCGTCAGGAGCTGAGCTCCATCAACAACCCGGCCAACAGCTGATCCGCATCCCGCACCGCCAGCCGCTCCATCCCCGCGCGCAGCTGCAGCAGCGGATCCACAGCTGGATCGCAGCCCCGCAGGCGCGGCCCCAGCAGCCGCCAGATCGCCTGCTCCAGCGCCGGGTGCTCCGGTGGGTGCTGCCACACGATCACGGCGGCGCCGAGGGCGGCGGCGGCACCGGCGTTGGCGTCTTGATGCTTGTCGGCGGCCTGGGGGAAGGGCACCAGGATCGACGGGCTGCCGCACACCGCCAGTTCGCTCAGGCTGCCGGCACCGGCGCGGCTGATCACCAGATCGGCGTGTTGGAGCAGGCCGGCCACTTCATCGCTGAACGGGCGCTCGGCGTAGGCGGGGTGCTGCAGCTGGCCGCTCTCGGGATCGTTGCTGCCGCTGAGGTGCACCACGCGGCAGCCGGCCGCGAGCAGCCGTGGCAACACGGGGCGCACCATGCGATTGAGGCCCACGGCCCCCTGGCTGCCGCCCATCACCACCAGCAGGGGCCCGGAGCCGGCGGGCACCCAAGCCGGCAGGGCGGCGGGTTGCAGAAACTCCCGCCGCACGGGCGTTCCCGTCACCCTTGGCTGGCAGCCCTGGAGACGCTCGGCGGCCTGGGGTAAGCCCACGGCCACGTGGGTGCAAAAGCGGCCTAGCAGCCTCGTCACCCGGCCGGGCACGCCGTTGGATTCGTGCAGCACCACAGGCACGCTGCACCAGCGGGCGCCAAGGATCGCTGGCGCAGCGATGTAGCCGCCGGTGCTGAACACCACGCGGATGCCTTCGCGGCGGATCAGCTGGCGCACGCTCCAGCTGGCGCCAAACAAGCGCAAGAGGTTGAGCAGTTTCTCCAGGCCGCGCCCTTGTAATCCGCCGGCGTTCACGGTGTGGAGCGGGATGTCGGCAGGCACCAGCTCTGTTTCCAGCCGATCCGGCACCCCCAGCCATTGGATCTGCCAATCGGCTGGAAGGGCCTGAGCTACCGCCAGAGCCGGAAACAGATGTCCGCCGGTGCCGCTGGCCGCGATCAACAGGCGGGACATGGGCGCGGCGGGAAGGCGCGCCTAACTTAAGGGCCGTTTGTTGGTTGAGCCCCAGTGCTGTTGCGCCCTCTCCTGCCGGCTGCCGTTGCTCTGGCCGGATTGGTGTTGGGGGCGGCAACCCCGTTGCGGGCCGCCCCCAGCCTCCAGGCCCTGCAGGAGGCCCTCAACAGCACCTCTCCTGAGGCGCTCACTGCGGTGCTCGAGCCCGGCCAGGGTCTTGACCCCGATGAGGTGGCGCGCCGCCGCTTGTTGCTGCGCGAGCAGTTTCCGGATGCCAGCTGGAGCGTTCAACCCGGCGCCCCGCTCAAAGACGGCCGATCCACCACTCAGATCTCGGTGACCGGCAGCCGCGGGGAGGGTCCTTATCAGTTCCGCTTCCAAGCGCAGCAACAGCTGGTGCTCGGCGATGGCGGCAGCCGCTTCAACAGCCAGGAGGTGATCCGGGAGAGCTCGATCCTGCGCAGCGGCGACAGCGACCTTCAGGTGAGCCTGCTCATCCCCGATGCCGTGCTCACGGGCCAGCGCTACGACGTGGACGTGGTGTTCGATGAGCCCCTCGATGGGGCCGTGGTGGCTGGCTCGCTGAAGCCGGTCACCGCCGGTGAGCTGCTGCGCATGCGCACCCCCGATCTCCAGCTCGAAGCCCTGGGCGGTGGGGGCATCTTCAAAAGTGCCCAGGCGCCCTACCTGCCGGGCACACAAACCTGGGCCGTGCTGCTGGTGCATCCCAAGGGCATCGTGGCCGCCAGCAAGCAGGTGCGCGTGGTGGCGGATCGGGCCGCCCTCAGCTTCTGAACCAACGGGCCAGGGCCGACACATCCAAGTCGCCGTGGCCGCTGGCGAGCAGGGCATCCTCCATGGCGGCCACCTGTTCGGTGACGGGCAACTCCAGGTGCTGGGCCGCGGCGGCCTCCAGGGCAATGCCTAGATCCTTGCGGTGCAGCGCCAACTTGAACCCCAGCGGGTAGTGGTCGTTGATCATCTGGGTGCTGCGGTGCTCCAGGGCCCAGGAGCCGGCGGCGCCGCCCTTGAGGGCCTCCACCACCTGGTGGCGATCGAGGCCGAGCCGTTCCGCGAGCTGCAGGGCTTCGGCCACGGCGGCGTAACTGCCCGCCACCAGCACCTGGTTCACCGCCTTGGCTTCCTGGCCCGATCCCACGGGGCCGAAGTGGGTGATGCGGCCGCCGATCACCTCCAGCAGCGGTCGGGCCCGCTCCAGATGTTGGCTGTCACCGCCCACCAGCACCGAGAGCGTGCCGGCCTTGGCGCCTTCGGTGCCGCCGGTCACGGGGGCGTCGATGTAGCCCACCTGCCGCTCGGCCAGAGCGGCCGCCAGGCGGCGGCTGGTGGCCGGGCCGATGGTGGAGCAATCGATCACCAGGCAGCCGGGGCGCAAGCCGGCCACAGCGCCTGCGGGATCGGGCGCGCCCAGCAACACTGCTTCGGCGGCGGCGTCATCACTCACGCAGATGAGCAGCGCATCGGCCTGGCGGGCCGCAGCTGCGGGGCTGGGGGCTACCGCCGCTCCAGCGGCCTGCAGCGGAGCGCAGCGCCCTGGGGTGCGGTTGTGCACGGTGAGGCCGTAGCCCGCCTTCAGCAGGTTGAGGGCCATCGGTGTGCCGATGGCGCCTAAGCCGATCCAGGCCAGGTTCATGGGGGGGATGTGGAGGAGGAGGCGCGCCGCCGTTCGGCCAGGCCCTGCAGTTCTGCCGGATCCACGCGGCCATCGCCATTGCGATCGGCTTGGCCGAAATGGCGTCTCAGCCACGCGAACGCCTCCGCTTCGCGCCGATCAATCACGCCATCGGCGTTGCGGTCGGCCTGCTGAAAGAAGCGCACGGCCCGGGAGGGATCGTTGCGTGTGAGGTCGTCCGGCCCGAGATAGCCGCGCTGGCGGCTGTCGAGGCGATCGAAATGGCGCTCGAGATAGCGCTGGCCCTGCACCTCTTGCCGCTGAAGGCGTTGGTCGTTGTTGCGATCGAGCCGCTCAAACAGCAGCCGCATGCGTTGTTGGTAGCTCTGCTGCTCCGCCGTTGTCTGTGCCCATGCAGCAGAGGTCAGGCCCAGGCTGATCGCCAGGGCCAGGGGCCCACATCGCTGCAGCATCCGGCGCATGTCCCAAGGCTATGGAGCGAGGGCCAGCGTCAGCCGCTCCCGGCACCACCAAGCTGTGACCAGATCTGTCTGAGGCGGCCTCGGCGCCCGGATCTCCATACAGTCTGACCAGGCCCTGGACCCCCTCGATGGCTGTCGCGTCCCGCACGGCATCAGCGCGCATCTGGGTGGTGGACGACGACCCCGAGCAGCGCCGGCTCCTCGGCACCTACCTCACCGATCAGGGCTACGACGTGCGCTGCCTCAGCAGCGGCGAGCAGCTGATGGCCCGCCTGGAGGGGCAGCGTCCCGATCTGGTGGTGCTGGATGTGATGCTCCCCGGCGACGATGGCCTCACCCTGCTGCGCCGTTTGCGCGATGGCGGCGACGATCTGCCGGTGGTGATGCTCACCGCCCGCGGCGATGGGGTGGATCGGATCATCGGCCTGGAGCAGGGCGCCGACGATTACCTCGGCAAACCCTTCCTGCCGCGGGAGCTCACCGCCCGCATTGAAGCGGTGCTGCGCCGCCGGGTGGCCCTGCCGGCTGGAACGCCGCTGGCGGAAGGTCAGCTGGTGGAGTTCGGCGACAACCGCCTTGACCTGGCGGCCCGCAGCCTGGAGCGCGGTGGAGTGCCGGTGGTGATCACCAGCGGTGAGTTCAGCCTGCTCTCGGCCTTTGTGCAGCACCCCCACAGGCCGCTGTCGCGCGAGCGGCTGATCGAGCTGGCCCGCGGTCCGGGCTCCGACACCGACAGCCGCAGCATGGATGTGCAGGTGTCGCGCGTGCGCAAGTTGGTGGAACCTGATCCCACGCGCCCTCGCTACCTGCAAACGGTGTGGGGTTACGGCTACGTGTTTGTGCCCGATGGCCAGCCCCGCAGCCGCTAAGTACGCGCTGGTGGGGGCCGGCGTGTCGGCCCTCAGCCTGGGTCTGCTGCAGACGCTGTTGGCCCAGCGGTTGGAGCGGGCTCAGATCATCCAGCTCGGCCCTGAGGTGGCCTTCAACCTGCGGCTCGGTGAGTTAGCCCTCGATCGCCTGCCCCCGGCAGCCCTCTCGCGCTTGAGCGGTTTGCCGCTGCGGGTGGGGGCTAATCCGCCCCTGAGCCGCGATAGCCGCCTGCAGCGTCAGGCCCGGCAGCTGCAGCAGGAGCTGTGCCGGGAGATCACCCCTTGCCCCCCGGTGTTGCCGGCTGGTGGCGAACGCCCCGGGGTGTGGGTGGAGCTGCTCTCTCCCCTCGAGCCGGTGTGGCTGTTCACGCCCCTGGATGCCTCACGCCGCGGTGCCCCCGATCCGCTGCTGTTGGCTTTGGCGCTGTTGGCGGGCAGCATTTCCAGCTCGCTGCTCTACCTCTGGTGGGAAGTGCAGCGGCCGCTGCAACAGCTCGAGCAGGCCCTGGCCCAGGTGGGCAACAGCGAGTCGTCTGCGGCACCATTGCCCGCTGCCGGCAGCGGAGCCGTGCGGCGGCTCACGGCCCGCTTCAAGGCGATGGTGCAGCGCCTGGCGGCCAATGACCGCGAGCGCTCCACCATGCTCGCTGGGATTGCCCACGATCTGAAAAGCCCGCTCACCCGGTTGCGGCTGCGGCTGGCGGGCCATGCCGAGCAGCAGCGAGCCGAGGCCGATCTCGATGCGCTCGAGCGGATCACAGCCCAGTTTCTGCTGTTTGCCGGCGGTGGTGATGCGGAGCCCGCCGTGGCGTTGCCGCTGGATCAGTGGTTGGCGGAGCTGAGTGCCGCGCTCGAACCGGATCAGCTCAGCCTCGATCTCGAGCCCCTCCAGGCTTGCGTGCAACCCACCGCCCTGGGTCGCGCCGTCGGCAACCTGATCGACAACGCCTTGAGCCATGGCCGGCCGCCGCTGCGACTCGTGCTGCGGCGTGATGGCCAGGACGGTTTCCGCATGGAGGTGTGGGATCAGGGCGAGGGCATCAGCCCTGAGGCCTGGCCCCAGGCCCTGCAGCCCTTCCTGCGGCTCGACCGCGCGCGGGGCGGCAGCGGTCATTGCGGCCTGGGCCTGGCGATTGCAGCGCG contains these protein-coding regions:
- a CDS encoding ATP-binding protein; this encodes MASPAAAKYALVGAGVSALSLGLLQTLLAQRLERAQIIQLGPEVAFNLRLGELALDRLPPAALSRLSGLPLRVGANPPLSRDSRLQRQARQLQQELCREITPCPPVLPAGGERPGVWVELLSPLEPVWLFTPLDASRRGAPDPLLLALALLAGSISSSLLYLWWEVQRPLQQLEQALAQVGNSESSAAPLPAAGSGAVRRLTARFKAMVQRLAANDRERSTMLAGIAHDLKSPLTRLRLRLAGHAEQQRAEADLDALERITAQFLLFAGGGDAEPAVALPLDQWLAELSAALEPDQLSLDLEPLQACVQPTALGRAVGNLIDNALSHGRPPLRLVLRRDGQDGFRMEVWDQGEGISPEAWPQALQPFLRLDRARGGSGHCGLGLAIAARVAASHGGQLTCLRSSEGFAVVLQARSVASGHSCVGSGNP
- a CDS encoding NAD(P)-dependent oxidoreductase: MNLAWIGLGAIGTPMALNLLKAGYGLTVHNRTPGRCAPLQAAGAAVAPSPAAAARQADALLICVSDDAAAEAVLLGAPDPAGAVAGLRPGCLVIDCSTIGPATSRRLAAALAERQVGYIDAPVTGGTEGAKAGTLSVLVGGDSQHLERARPLLEVIGGRITHFGPVGSGQEAKAVNQVLVAGSYAAVAEALQLAERLGLDRHQVVEALKGGAAGSWALEHRSTQMINDHYPLGFKLALHRKDLGIALEAAAAQHLELPVTEQVAAMEDALLASGHGDLDVSALARWFRS
- a CDS encoding response regulator; the encoded protein is MAVASRTASARIWVVDDDPEQRRLLGTYLTDQGYDVRCLSSGEQLMARLEGQRPDLVVLDVMLPGDDGLTLLRRLRDGGDDLPVVMLTARGDGVDRIIGLEQGADDYLGKPFLPRELTARIEAVLRRRVALPAGTPLAEGQLVEFGDNRLDLAARSLERGGVPVVITSGEFSLLSAFVQHPHRPLSRERLIELARGPGSDTDSRSMDVQVSRVRKLVEPDPTRPRYLQTVWGYGYVFVPDGQPRSR
- a CDS encoding EF-hand domain-containing protein, with amino-acid sequence MRRMLQRCGPLALAISLGLTSAAWAQTTAEQQSYQQRMRLLFERLDRNNDQRLQRQEVQGQRYLERHFDRLDSRQRGYLGPDDLTRNDPSRAVRFFQQADRNADGVIDRREAEAFAWLRRHFGQADRNGDGRVDPAELQGLAERRRASSSTSPP
- a CDS encoding histidinol-phosphate transaminase, with the translated sequence MVQATHGGNLDATARRLGCRPEQLLDASASLVPFAWPGYLRRALRQAACRPYPDREAFGLRSRLAAVHGVDPLAVLPGNGASELFTWAARDATDLGVSILPQPGFADYKRALRCWGGRWSARPLPLHWSLARSGFDSAVSAGDADVLWITNPHNPTGQLWDRASLQPLLQRFALVICDEAFLPLVPEGDQQSLIPWVENYPNLIVIRSLTKLYSIAGLRLGYAIADPARLQRWSQWRDPWPVNAIAAAVGEELVREPRRYQAWIQRVQRWTSQEGAWLQRQLASLPGINPMPSAANYVLIRGECNGEPCSLQPLREVLEVQRRILLRDCRSFDELDESWLRMGYQSHRDNRRILHAMRQELSSINNPANS
- a CDS encoding glycosyltransferase — its product is MSRLLIAASGTGGHLFPALAVAQALPADWQIQWLGVPDRLETELVPADIPLHTVNAGGLQGRGLEKLLNLLRLFGASWSVRQLIRREGIRVVFSTGGYIAAPAILGARWCSVPVVLHESNGVPGRVTRLLGRFCTHVAVGLPQAAERLQGCQPRVTGTPVRREFLQPAALPAWVPAGSGPLLVVMGGSQGAVGLNRMVRPVLPRLLAAGCRVVHLSGSNDPESGQLQHPAYAERPFSDEVAGLLQHADLVISRAGAGSLSELAVCGSPSILVPFPQAADKHQDANAGAAAALGAAVIVWQHPPEHPALEQAIWRLLGPRLRGCDPAVDPLLQLRAGMERLAVRDADQLLAGLLMELSS